In Fusarium falciforme chromosome 10, complete sequence, a single genomic region encodes these proteins:
- a CDS encoding PRK domain-containing protein — protein MESTYHSLINRVQQIWDKKRAKGHSRVIIAIAGPPGSGKSTVAQEVARIVAGLPDGPLITSISADGFHLSLDTLRTLPNSKELIARRGAPWTFDGDAVVELIRRLRNSPDKIITAPTFDHAKKDPVPDGLTIGPEIQACLVEGNYLLSNEAPWDAIAGLVDEKWLVTVDQDVAIRRIANRHLKAGIESTMEKALERTLNNDMQNSDFVMRTSQGRFDIEVESVEVGSCIDAPSPSCGS, from the coding sequence ATGGAGTCAACCTACCACTCGTTGATAAATCGTGTTCAGCAAATCTGGGACAAGAAACGCGCAAAAGGCCATAGCCGTGTCATTATTGCCATTGCAGGTCCTCCAGGATCTGGAAAATCAACCGTTGCGCAGGAAGTTGCCCGTATCGTGGCAGGTCTTCCTGACGGCCCTTTGATCACATCGATTTCCGCCGATGGGTTCCATCTTTCCCTTGACACTCTTCGCACATTGCCAAACAGCAAAGAACTCATCGCGCGGAGAGGGGCCCCCTGGACATTCGACGGGGATGCAGTCGTTGAGCTCATACGGAGGCTTCGAAACTCGCCCGACAAAATCATCACAGCACCAACTTTTGACCATGCGAAAAAGGATCCAGTCCCAGACGGCTTGACCATAGGACCTGAGATTCAGGCCTGCCTCGTGGAGGGGAATTACCTTCTTAGCAACGAAGCGCCATGGGATGCCATTGCGGGACTTGTCGACGAGAAATGGCTGGTCACGGTAGACCAAGACGTCGCCATCAGGAGAATCGCCAATCGCCATTTAAAAGCAGGGATTGAGAGTACGATGGAGAAGGCACTTGAGCGAACCCTCAACAACGATATGCAGAATAGCGACTTTGTGATGCGCACCAGCCAGGGGAGATTTGATATAGAAGTGGAAAGCGTAGAGGTCGGGTCTTGTATCGATGCACCTTCACCATCATGTGGCTCTTGA